AGTATTTTTTCTTGCTTAATGCAATGGCAAAACTTGGCATGTGGGACAAAAATGCGTGCTTCTTCCAGCCGCTTTTATTCTTAAAATAGGCGTCCCACAGCGCTTGCAAGGATGGTTTGTTTTTCTAAAAACATTTAGCTGGAAAATGTGTTGCCCTTTACTCCCATCTAGGCGGTAAAAATTGGTTTTCCCACTTCCTAAAGTCGCTCCGTTACTTTCCAAGCCAAGTAGTAAAGCCTGTTGGATGCTGGTGTGCAGCTTCTTTATTTCTTGATCGCTAAGCGAGTTTGCTTTTCTCAAAGGATGAAGCATTGATAGCCAAAGAGCCTCATCTGCATAGATATTTCCAAGGCCAGCTATCCATTTTTGATTGAGGAGCAGAGCTTTTAGTTGGCAAGAAGTGTTGCTTGCCATTTCTTTAAGCTGTATCCAGTTAAAAGTATCCTCTAATGGTTCTGGTCCATATTCATGAAAAAAAGGATCAATATTCAAGACCGAATAAATCCGCCCAAATTTGCGGGGGTCAATGAACTGCAGAGATCTTCCATCAGATAGGAGAAATCTTGCTCGCTCGTAAGGAAACGGGAAAGTGGGTCGATCGTTTAGCATGATTCTTCCCGACATTCTAAGATGAATAAGAATCGATGAGTCAGGGAGAGTGATAACAATAAATTTAGCTCTCCTAGAAACTCGGGTGATTTCCTTACCTATGATTCTCTTTTCGAACTCTTTAAAAGAGAGATTTGCAAGGGTTTTGCCCCAGAAAAACTCTACACCTTGAATGAGTAGACCTAAAATCCCATCTCGATTAAGCTCTTTTACAATTGTTTCGACTTCTGGTAGCTCAGGCATTTAGATATCCTCTCGAAGCGCTTTCACATGTTCTAAAGAAGAAAG
The window above is part of the Chlamydiales bacterium STE3 genome. Proteins encoded here:
- a CDS encoding Formamidopyrimidine-DNA glycosylase (Product derived from UniProtKB/Swiss-Prot:Q6MCT3;Gene name derived from UniProtKB/Swiss-Prot:Q6MCT3;EC number derived from UniProtKB/Swiss-Prot:Q6MCT3), which produces MPELPEVETIVKELNRDGILGLLIQGVEFFWGKTLANLSFKEFEKRIIGKEITRVSRRAKFIVITLPDSSILIHLRMSGRIMLNDRPTFPFPYERARFLLSDGRSLQFIDPRKFGRIYSVLNIDPFFHEYGPEPLEDTFNWIQLKEMASNTSCQLKALLLNQKWIAGLGNIYADEALWLSMLHPLRKANSLSDQEIKKLHTSIQQALLLGLESNGATLGSGKTNFYRLDGSKGQHIFQLNVFRKTNHPCKRCGTPILRIKAAGRSTHFCPTCQVLPLH